In Verrucomicrobiota bacterium JB022, the sequence CGGAGCGCGCGCTCGACCTGGGCGCCGAATACCTCGGGATCATCGTCTACGAGAAGAGCCCGCGTGCCGTCGCGGTGGGTGAGATCCCCAACCTCCTGCGCTACATCCCCCGCGGCAAGCGCGTGCTGGTCGACGTGTCGACGGCGACCGACGTGCTCGACCAATACAAGGAGCTGCCCTTCGACGCCTACCAGATCCACTTCGACCTTGAGGTGGCGATTGCGACCGTCGCCGCCTGGGCCGGGCTGGTCGGCACCGAACGCCTCTGGCTGGCCCCCCGCATCCCCAACGACGAGGCCTACTTCCCGCAGATCACGATGGAGTTTGCCGACACCATCGTGATCGACGCCTACAGCAAGAGCGCGTATGGCGGTACCGGCCACGTGGCCGATTGGCAGCGCTTTCTCGACTGGAGCATGCTCTACCAGCACAAGCGCTGGATCCTCGCCGGCGGCCTGAACCCCGACAACATTGGGGCAGCCCTGCGCGCGACCCAGGCGGAGTTTGTGGACGTAAACAGCGGGGTGGAGCGGGCACC encodes:
- a CDS encoding phosphoribosylanthranilate isomerase, with translation MDVAVKVCGITNRQDAERALDLGAEYLGIIVYEKSPRAVAVGEIPNLLRYIPRGKRVLVDVSTATDVLDQYKELPFDAYQIHFDLEVAIATVAAWAGLVGTERLWLAPRIPNDEAYFPQITMEFADTIVIDAYSKSAYGGTGHVADWQRFLDWSMLYQHKRWILAGGLNPDNIGAALRATQAEFVDVNSGVERAPGEKDPEKLAAFFRAVREAASELPQ